Part of the Gilliamella sp. wkB7 genome is shown below.
AAGCAGAGCCTGCACGACCAGCAAATAGTAATCCAGCAACAACAGGTCCTAACTCTCGTAACAATGCAAGTGCAACCAACATCCCTAAACTGGCTTCAGCCCCAAATGTTGTTAAAATAAAGTAGCCTTGTAGCGCTAGTACCATGCCGATAAACAGACCTGACACGATAATAATGGATAATGATTGTACACCAACAAAGTAGAATTGTTTGACCAGTAATGGGAATTGTTTTTTAAATTGTGGTTGACCAATCAATGCGCCAAATAGCATCATTCCTGAGCGCCCAATCATGGCGATCACATTAATAAACCATTGCCCCATTTTTGCGAGTAAATTCAACATTATTTTATACCTCTGCTTAGGTCCAATTTGTAATCATTAGCAGGATAATGAAAAGGTACTGGTCCATCTGCAAGTCCTTCCAAGAATTGTTTAACTCGTAAATCATCATTGTCACGTAGTTGCTCTGAAGTACCGCCAGCGATAATATGCTGTTCTGCTACAATGTAGGCGTAATCAGCAATACTCAACACTTCGTTTACATCATGACTAACCACTATGCATGTTAATCCTAACGATTGATTAATTTCAGAAATAAGCTTAACAATTACGCCCATTGAAATTGGATCTTGTCCAGCAAAAGGTTCGTCAAACATGATTAAATCAGGATCAAGCGCAATTGCTCTCGCTAATGCCGCTCGTCTAGCCATCCCTCCAGATAATTCAGAGGGCATCATATTTGCTGCACCGCGAAGTCCTACGGATTGTAATTTCATCAATACCAAGTTATGTAATACTGGTTCAGGTAATTTAAGGTGTTCGCGTAGAGGATAAGCGACATTATCAAATACAGATAGGTCAGTAAATAACGCGCCTGATTGGAATAGCATACTCATGCGCTTACGTACTTCATATAGTCTTGAGCGAGACATGCTTGGTATGTCTTCACCATCAAATAAAATTTGTCCTGTTTGTGGTTTTAATTGTCCACCAATCAGTCTTAATAGTGTAGTTTTACCAATTCCAGAAGGCCCCATAATAGCGGTTATCTTGCCTTTTTGAACAGTCAAACTCATATTTTTATAAATAGGCCGTGTTCCACGATAGAAAGACATATCGTGTATTTCGACCAAATTTTGCTGTAATGCGTCAGTCACAATGATTTCCTACACTACCAGAATTAAAATTTCGCCTATTTTACTTGATATTTATTAATAATGAAATCTATTAAACATATTATCAATGAGTCTGTTTTTACTAATTTAAACCTGTTATAACGAATTTATTTGTTTGTTTTATACTCAAACGTATAGTTAACCTGAAACTTTTTTACATACATTACTGTTTATTAATCTGCAATAAAGTAGTATTTAAACTTAGGTAATAGAACTTAAATAATAAAGACGTTTAATAAATATAGATAATAATGAAAGTAATTTACTCTATATATTATCGCTTAGTTAAGCTATTCATGCCGTGCCTTGCGGGCTAAGTAGTTACCCGTACTTTGTACAAATTGAATGACAATAACCAAAATAAATACACAGATGTAAGTTACCGTCGTGTCAAAACGTTGATAACCATATGAGACAGCTAAATCACCGATACCACCGGCACCAATAGCACCTGCCATGGCGGTAGCTCCAATTAAGCCAATTGTGGCGGTTGTAAGTGTTAAAAGTAATGAGCTAAAAGCTTCTGGTAACATAAAATGCCAAATTATTTGGATTGGCGTTGCGCCCATAGCTTCAGCAGCTTCAATAATACCGCTTTTTACGTCTAATAACGAGTTTTCCACTAATCGAGCTATGTAAGGGGCAACATAAAAAGTGAGTGGAACAATTGCTGCTGTAGTACCAATTGAGCTGCCGACAATAAACTTTGTTAAAGGCAAAATTGCGACAAGTAAAATAATGAATGGCAATGAACGCACTAAATTAATGATTGGGTTGATAATGCGATAGACTCGTCTATTTTCAAGTAGCCCAGATGGGCGAGTGGTTACTAAA
Proteins encoded:
- the mlaF gene encoding phospholipid ABC transporter ATP-binding protein MlaF translates to MSFYRGTRPIYKNMSLTVQKGKITAIMGPSGIGKTTLLRLIGGQLKPQTGQILFDGEDIPSMSRSRLYEVRKRMSMLFQSGALFTDLSVFDNVAYPLREHLKLPEPVLHNLVLMKLQSVGLRGAANMMPSELSGGMARRAALARAIALDPDLIMFDEPFAGQDPISMGVIVKLISEINQSLGLTCIVVSHDVNEVLSIADYAYIVAEQHIIAGGTSEQLRDNDDLRVKQFLEGLADGPVPFHYPANDYKLDLSRGIK
- a CDS encoding methionine ABC transporter permease translates to MQIFNNILSYLSTNFATTVTSDQFIQASYETLIMVVFSLILGSLIGIPLGICLVTTRPSGLLENRRVYRIINPIINLVRSLPFIILLVAILPLTKFIVGSSIGTTAAIVPLTFYVAPYIARLVENSLLDVKSGIIEAAEAMGATPIQIIWHFMLPEAFSSLLLTLTTATIGLIGATAMAGAIGAGGIGDLAVSYGYQRFDTTVTYICVFILVIVIQFVQSTGNYLARKARHE